AAACACTTTGTGAttttaagaacataaaatatAACTTATAGAACTTTATTTGATCACGAAAATGATTATGTTTTTAAAGTGCAGTTGTCTAGGgttattgcaatttttaaaaaaattaatgagctaACAACTGTAGAACCTTACTGTCAATTTATGAGAAACAAGATGaaacttctataataataaaagcataatatgctaattagaccgatgtCCTTCTGgtcgaccttccagatgaagcagggactgcgagggaagcctgggtcctgggtgccagagggaagctggtgccagcagccgggggaaagatggcctactcttgcacaatttttgtgcatcgggcctctggtaacAATATAAGAAGCTATAAACGCCATCATATACCAATTGAtgcctataattttattatcatctattgtatatagaaatactttttaaagatgccaaagaacagaaataaaaattaatgtactCCAGGAACCCTTCTGCCTCAAAGATGTTAGTCTAATAGCAAACATCAACATCAAGTGTTGAGACAAAGAGTCTGATTGCCACTGACTAGGTATATATACTTAGGGCGgtcatttcttttctctgaacCTCATGTTTCATCTTTAAGATCAAGGAGTTGGATCAAAATGCCATCTGATTATAATTTAACATGATAATTCAAAAGCTACTGTGGTGAAGGCTGTGGTTCCCCACCCAGATTGCCGCCCTAATGAAGTGCTGATTCACCCAACCACTAGTGCTACTGGTGGTTGATGGCTTTTAAATGCATCCCTCTTTACAAATTGCCCTTGACCAAAGAGATCCACTCAGCTCAAGGTTGTGCCCCCTTTCTGGGAGCCACTTGTATCCAATGACTGGTCCATTAGGGGACATAAAGTGTGGGCCCCCAGGCCTCAGTTCAGGATAGCTTGGCAGGGCCACCTCAGACCTACAGCTCCCTGTGGTCGTGGTGGCATCTGCATCACAGTTCAGCTTCTCCTTCTGCCCAGTCCTGCATGCTTCATTCCCTACTAGGTGCTGAACTTGAGTGTGTGCCCAACATACTTCCTGCAAACAAATTCCCACATTAGGGTCTGTTTTGGGGGAAACCTGACATGGAACAGGCTCTAAATAAATCTCTGTGACTTCTGTGAAAATAACAGTGCCTCCTAGAGGCAGAAATGCTTTATTTTGGGTTTTGGACTGTACTTATTGTCATAATCAGGAATTATGAAGCTGTTAGTAGTCCAATACAATAGGTCCTTGGGTTAggtcggagatctgttcctacggtGCGACATAGCATgattttcaccgtaagtcggaacccacctacataagcacctacgtcactcacatggagcacatacacagcagtaatgaagtgaaacagtaaaaaacttaaaagaaagataacaattcctgacctttacttgtggtaaataaataataaaaaacataaagcacctatgtacatacattgaaatgacggaacttttttttttaataaataaatgggagatggcgacataaccatgaAACGACGTATGTCGAGAGGACTGTCTGTAATCATTTTCACTAAGCAtgataaaacattataaaattatttcagagaaataagATTAGGTAGGAATGTAGAgaacacattttacattttagattAAAGACTGAGATTTTCACTCATAGTttaacagtaaaaatatatattgtagtctgatttttcaattaaaaaattagtaaatctTTTTCCCCCAAAACCTTTGCTTCTCTTGGCAAAATAAAGCCTGGTACCAATAACTTTTTTTAAGTAGgtctataaagaagaaaaaatacagagaccaaaaaaataaccatctatatatatatataaaatcaggtaatatgcaaattagccaggcaTCACGACCGCTCAGGAGGAGCTGTGCACGcagatgggcgggaggggactgggtgccacccccacccccagaggacACACACCAGGGGTCGGGGTATGCTCTGAGCAGCCACGGCGCAGCTCAGagcatgcccccaccccagcggacacacaccaGCAGCCCCGGTCCCAGATgcctggcagtggcaggagcaaaGCAGCCCATGTcttgagtgccagagggaagccagtgccggcagccaggggaaggaaggcctattcttagacgaatcttcgtgcatcagacctctagtctttatatataaaaggctaagtttcTGACCCTGCATCTGTCAGACCAACcaactggccagtacatatgaccaGCACTGGCAATTTAGAAATTAATGTTGACTCGCACAtgagcaatacatataaagctctcactggcccCAACTgcacgtgtgtgttttgatcgtgaatttggttgtttttgttgacatttctattacagATCAAGggcaaatatttcttctaattaatttccacgtgcacgaatccatgcaccgggccactagtgttaataataaGAGGTAAAAACAAGTATTCTTAAGGAGCAGAGAATTAAATTGGAAGATGAAATCAcaggagatattttttaaaacttcttagaattagaaaaatgaaaacccaTACATAATAAATACCATCGCTCACAATTTATAGGTCTCATTAATTTAACCAATTTTTGTGTGAATTCGGATGGAAttctttacttttaaagttttttttccccaagaactttggtaaaaatgtttctttccccagtttctttttttctgtcttctttattACTTTTTCCTCTAATGATAAAGGTTTCTCCATGTCCAATACATATGCCTTTTATTGGAGTAACTCTCctgtttattttatagtttacTGTTGCCtcttctttacatattttaatttcttctacattcttaaacaaaagaaattttaagttGAAATTGACCTTGAAAAGGCAATTGGTAGACACATATTCACCAACATAAATTCAACTACCTCTCTGCAATTCAACATTGAATGGTCTACCAAATAAACTGGATAGTTCAGAGTTCCTTGGAGCTTGGCAACAAGAGAAATCCTGGATCCTGGTAAAGTAGGAACAGCTGATTTAGCAAGCACGGCCTGATTCTGCATCTGATCCCTGCCAGGATAACACAGGGTCTTATTTACTGTCTCTTGTCTTGGTCCTTCTAAGTAGGTACTGTTTCTGTGTACTTATCCCCTAGCCTTAGGCCCTGGGACAATGTTGAACATAGTGTCACTGGCCCTGGTGCCAGACGGGATCAGGGGCTCCGGAATATTTACAGTTTCCCTTCTTCTGCTTCCATAAATGAAACAAGCAGTATGAATGGAGGAAATCAAGGGCCAGCTGGCTAAAGACACAACTGGCAGCAAAGCACTTGGGCTCCTTCCAAGAGCTGGTGTTTAAAGAGAGGCCATTTAAAGAGCACATTCCAACTGCCATAATAACAGTGCAGGACACTAGCTGTAGGGTGAAACAGTCAAATTTTACGCAGAAAAATTTTTGTTTCCAAAGTTTAGAACCTATTATATGcccctcttctttaaaaaatcttctagTTTTAGAGTCAATCCCTTAAAATAGCCAATGGCAAATGGCAAGCATATATACTTTGAGAATGTTAAATAAATTCTGTCCCCAGATGGCCAAAGTGTTATTTTTGCTTACGCTCATtcatacaaaataaatgaaagtattgaaaaattgagaaagaaacagaaagaaacaagaaatgaTATGAGAGTTTAGATGGGACAGCATGGCAGACAGCCAAAGACACTTAAACTAATTTAGGAGGTTATTAATATATCATGAGGCCAACTGACAAACAAAGAAAGGCAGATTTCCTTTGTTGAATAAAATATTACTCCTATtttgatatttaagaaaaaaaatgcaataatCTCTTGAGGGGAAAAATCATCTTGGAGCCTGGAAATCTAGAAGATGAATTATACAAGTTTTTTCTTGCTGGATTCTGATCATGACAACCATGCACTGGCCACTTATTAACTCTAGAATCTCTGCTTGGTGCCAAATCAGAAATATATGTGACACTCTATTcagggaaataaatttaaaatcaaaacaaTTCTACACATTATGAGATTATAATTATTGCACAATCTGGGAGCAGATGAGTTTGAGGTGAGTGAACAAAGCTACCCCTCttgatagatgatgatagatagatagatagatgatagatagatgatagatagatagataagtggCAAGAGAAATGAAGGAGGGACCCACAGAAAAAGTGAAGGGGTTCAGCAGTCAGGTAGGTACCTGGAGCAGCAGTCCTGATACTATAAAACCCGGAAATGGGTAAAGCCAATAGTTTCAGACCCTCTGGAAGGCATTACCTCGATGTAGGGCACAATCTTACAGGAGAAATCTTCCAGCAGCCACTTCTTCGTCAGCTCGTGAAAGATGACGAGTGGGAGGCAGAAGAAGATGATGAGGAAGTCCCAGAAGGCCAGGTTGGCCAAGAGGGAGTTGGAGATGCTCCGCATGTAGTAGTTATGACACACGATGCACATCACCGCCAGGTTGCCAATGATGCCGGTCCCGAAGATCACCACCGACAAACACATGACCGCGTAGGCTCCATACGACTCCTGGGTCAGCGGGTAGAAAGGGTTCTTCAGTCGCAAGCGCCGGTTTGTGCTGTTTCGCGGGCGGGGATCCTCGCCTTCGTGGACCCCTTCCCCCGCGGACCCATTCTGAGCCAGCGCCCTTCCGGGGGGTGCAATCATCCGCCCTTCGTGCCCCAGTGGTCCATTGCCCGTCTTGGAGGGGGAATCGCGGTGGGAACCCTGGTGTCTCCCGGCTCTCCTCGGCCAGTAATAAAGGTCGCCGGCTCCGGGCTCCGTCCTCACACCGGGCTCCTGGCTGCGCCCGAAAATGCCAGCGCCTCTAGgaccctcctccttttcctccgaGGTCTGCGGGAAGAGCTGGAGACCCGCGGGgttccctctccccacaggtCCAGGGGGCTCCGGATCCCCGGCTCCTCTCCACCTCCAGGCGCCAGGTGGTCTGGCTGGAGGTCCCGGGGGCTCCGCCGCCGACGCCTCCGCCCCTCTGCCCGCACCTGGGTCACCACCCGGGGCCGCCGGCAGGTCCCACGAGGGCCACCCGCGCGCCGCTGcttcccgctccccctccccggGCGCGCGGCGGGGCAGGTCTCCTGCAGAAGGACCCGGTCCCCAGGCGTCCCGGCTGCGACGCTGGTTCCATGCAGGGGAGCAGCTTTCCCCCAGACAAGTTCCGTTCCTGGGCGCAGGGGCGGGCCCGCGAGCAGCAGAGGCAGACacctggagcaggagcaggagcaggagcaggagcgggagcgggagctgGAGCGGGAGCAGCCACCGCGAGGTGCGGGCGAGAGGCGCGCTCCTGCCCGGCATGGCTCGGCGAGGGTGCGCCCGGCAGCCGCGGCTCCCGCTCAGGACCGACACCTGCTGCCGAAGTTGCTGCTGAGAGTTAGACACATGTCACACACCCCCGCCCGGGGAGCGGGGGACAGGAGCTGACCGGGAGCTTGGGGGGTGGGATTTGGGGGGGTCACAACCCTCCGGCGCTACGATCCTGCCCCGTCCGGCGCCCGGTGCATTTCTCAGCCAAATCCAAGCCGAGCGCTGCGCGTCCCCAAGGTTCTGAGAGGGACTCTCCGCTCCCGGTGGCTGACCTTGAAAAGTTGCAACCGACACCGGACTGTGGATTAAATGTTGCGACGGAGAGAAGCCCGGACGAAGCCCCACGCTCCTCCCTGCCTTTGGGTGGCTGCCTTCTGGGTAACGGTCGCTCTGCCTATTCACATCCTGGCGATGCTGCCGCTCCGGGAGCCGGCGAGGCGCGCTCCCCGCTCGCTGGAAACAGGTTGCAAAAACAGCCAGACGCTGCCCAGCTGCGCCCAGGAAACTCTCGCCCCCCCAACCCAGGCGACTGGCGAGGCCCCAGCTGCCGGGGAGAATCGGGACTCGAACCCCGCAGCCACTGTCAAAGTTGCTTCTCCTCCTGTTCAAAGTTGACCAGGAGGAGGCGCGGGCCGCTGGGCGGCGAGTCCCCGCAGAGAAGGGACTcggtggagggggagggcgggcgcTGCTCCTCCGGGGACGGTGCCGGCGGCCACGGGAGCTTGTTGCTGCGCCAGCCGGTGCAGCCCGGGCGGGGAGCGCGGTGCCTGGAACCGCCGCAGGCGAGGCGGTGCCGGCCGGGAAGGGGGAGGCGGCCTGGCTTCTCCCGGCGGCTCCAGCCGCTGCGCGCGCCTGCGACCCCCAGCGCCCAGTgttctgcctcctcccccacgGCGGCCTCCGCGGAAAGATGCTGGTTTGTGGGGAGA
This DNA window, taken from Myotis daubentonii chromosome 10, mMyoDau2.1, whole genome shotgun sequence, encodes the following:
- the GPR37 gene encoding prosaposin receptor GPR37; this encodes MPGRSAPLARTSRWLLPLQLPLPLLLLLLLLLQVSASAARGPAPAPRNGTCLGESCSPAWNQRRSRDAWGPGPSAGDLPRRAPGEGEREAAARGWPSWDLPAAPGGDPGAGRGAEASAAEPPGPPARPPGAWRWRGAGDPEPPGPVGRGNPAGLQLFPQTSEEKEEGPRGAGIFGRSQEPGVRTEPGAGDLYYWPRRAGRHQGSHRDSPSKTGNGPLGHEGRMIAPPGRALAQNGSAGEGVHEGEDPRPRNSTNRRLRLKNPFYPLTQESYGAYAVMCLSVVIFGTGIIGNLAVMCIVCHNYYMRSISNSLLANLAFWDFLIIFFCLPLVIFHELTKKWLLEDFSCKIVPYIEVASLGVTTFTLCALCIDRFRAATNVQMYYEMIENCSSTTAKLAVIWVGALLLALPEVVLRQLSKEDAGSGGRAPAERCVIKISPDLPDTIYVLALTYDGARLWWYFGCYFCLPTLFTITCSLVTARKIRQAEKACTRGNKRQIQLESQMNCTVVALTILYGFCIIPENIYNIVTAYMATGVSQQTMDLLHIISQFLLFFKSCVTPVILFCLCRPFSRAFLECCCCCCEECAHKSSAAASDDNDNEYTTELELSPFSTIRREMSTFASVGTHC